In Equus caballus isolate H_3958 breed thoroughbred chromosome 7, TB-T2T, whole genome shotgun sequence, one DNA window encodes the following:
- the C7H11orf54 gene encoding ester hydrolase C11orf54 homolog isoform X2, producing MPVIQTEGEHKPPVNGSYFAYINPADGGYLLEKYSEKYRDFGCALLANLFASEGRPGKVIEVKAKRRTGKLNFVTCMRQTLENHYGDKPVGMGGTFVIQKGKVKSHIMPAEFSSCPLNSDEEVNKWLHFYEMKAPLVCLPVFVSRDPGFDLRLEHTHFFSHHGEGGHYHYDTTPDIVEYLGYFLPAEFLYRIDQPKETHSFGRD from the exons atgCCAGTTATTCAGACAGAAGGTGAACACAAACCTCCTGTGAATGGAAGTTACTTTGCCTATATTAACCCTGCAGATGGAGGGTACCTTCTAGAGAAATACAGTGAGAAATATCGTGATTTTGGGTGTGCATTACTGGCTAATCTTTTTGCCAGTGAGGGCCGACCTGGAAAG GTCATTGAGGTGAAAGCCAAAAGAAGAACTGGAAAACTTAACTTTGTGACTTGTATGAGACAGACTCTTGAAAATCATTATGGAGATAAGCCAGTAGGGATGGGAGGCACTTTCGTAattcagaaaggaaaagtgaAGTCTCACATTATG CCTGCAGAGTTTTCTTCCTGCCCATTGAACTCTGATGAAGAGGTGAATAAGTGGTTGCATTTTTATGAGATGAAGGCTCCTTTGGTTTGTCTGCCAGTTTTTGTCTCCAGAGACCCA GGGTTTGATTTGCGATTGGAACACACTCATTTTTTTAGTCATCATGGAGAAGGTGGACACTACCACTACGACACTACCCCAGATATAGTGGAATATCTTGGATACTTCTTACCTGCAGAGTTTCTCTATCGCATTGATCAACCGAAAGAGACCCATTCATTTGGGCGAGATTAA